A genomic window from Pseudoalteromonas piratica includes:
- a CDS encoding Hpt domain-containing protein, whose amino-acid sequence MSDIDVKINQEALFAMQDLLQDQFLPTLEFCLTEFDRLHADLERDFDVNVTDTIRHAHSLKSNAAQFGAESLAQLAREIEHALGQGDSAHALSLKQALPAHISATKEQINKAI is encoded by the coding sequence ATGAGTGATATCGACGTAAAAATTAACCAAGAAGCCCTGTTTGCCATGCAAGACTTACTGCAGGATCAGTTTTTGCCGACGCTTGAATTTTGCTTAACAGAATTTGACCGCTTACACGCGGATCTTGAGCGCGATTTTGATGTTAATGTTACAGACACGATTCGCCATGCACACAGTTTAAAATCAAATGCTGCACAATTTGGTGCAGAGTCTCTAGCTCAGTTAGCGAGAGAGATTGAGCATGCATTAGGCCAGGGTGATAGTGCTCATGCATTAAGTCTGAAACAAGCATTGCCTGCGCATATTTCTGCTACCAAAGAACAAATTAATAAAGCTATTTAA
- a CDS encoding pyridoxal phosphate-dependent aminotransferase: protein MAVLNKSDKLQGVCYDIRGPVLKMAREMEDQGEQVLKLNIGNPAAFGFDMPEDMLKDIIRNISAAQGYCDSKGLYSARVSIYQYYQNKKFTNLSIDNIFIGNGVSELIQMATQALLNSNDEVLIPAPDYPLWTASVKLAGGNPVHYICDEEQDWFPDINDIKSKITPKTKAIVLINPNNPTGAVYDEALLNDLLGLAREHNLLVFSDEIYEKIIYDNTPYTSIASLCDDVPIITFNGLAKTYRAAGLRMGWMVLSGKINQLDDYIQGLEMLASMRLCANVPAQYAIQQALGGVQSIDELILPGGRLYQQRDITFAGLNAIEGVSCVKPKGALYAFAKFDRKRFNVNDDEKLILDLLKQERILLVHGRAFNWPKPDHFRLVFLPHQDQLKPAIEGIQRFFSNYQQV from the coding sequence TTGGCAGTGTTAAATAAAAGCGATAAATTACAAGGGGTTTGTTACGACATTCGTGGGCCAGTTTTAAAAATGGCACGTGAAATGGAAGATCAAGGGGAGCAAGTATTAAAATTAAATATTGGTAACCCAGCCGCCTTCGGCTTTGACATGCCTGAAGATATGTTAAAAGACATTATTCGCAACATCAGCGCCGCACAAGGGTATTGTGATTCTAAGGGATTGTATTCGGCCCGAGTCTCTATTTATCAGTACTACCAAAACAAAAAATTCACTAACTTATCAATCGATAACATTTTCATTGGCAATGGGGTGAGTGAACTGATTCAAATGGCGACGCAAGCATTGCTCAACAGTAATGATGAGGTGCTAATACCTGCGCCAGATTATCCGCTTTGGACTGCCTCAGTGAAATTAGCGGGCGGTAATCCAGTTCATTACATTTGTGATGAAGAGCAAGACTGGTTCCCTGATATTAATGACATTAAAAGTAAAATCACACCTAAAACCAAAGCGATAGTATTAATCAATCCGAATAATCCAACAGGTGCAGTATATGATGAGGCATTACTGAATGACTTATTAGGCCTGGCACGAGAACATAACTTACTGGTTTTTAGTGATGAAATTTACGAAAAAATAATTTATGACAACACCCCTTATACTTCAATAGCGAGTCTGTGTGATGATGTTCCAATTATAACATTTAATGGCCTTGCCAAGACTTATCGTGCGGCTGGTTTACGAATGGGCTGGATGGTATTAAGTGGTAAAATAAATCAGCTTGATGATTATATCCAAGGTTTAGAAATGCTCGCGTCAATGCGTTTATGTGCAAATGTGCCTGCACAATATGCCATTCAACAAGCATTAGGGGGCGTACAATCAATCGATGAGTTAATTTTACCGGGTGGTCGTTTGTATCAACAGCGTGATATTACTTTTGCAGGATTGAATGCAATTGAAGGGGTTTCGTGCGTTAAACCAAAAGGGGCGCTCTATGCGTTTGCTAAGTTTGACCGTAAACGGTTTAATGTAAATGATGACGAAAAATTGATACTCGACCTACTTAAACAAGAACGTATTTTACTCGTTCATGGCCGTGCATTTAACTGGCCAAAGCCAGATCATTTTAGATTGGTTTTTTTACCACATCAAGATCAGCTAAAGCCAGCAATAGAAGGGATTCAACGCTTCTTTTCTAATTACCAGCAGGTGTAA
- a CDS encoding M15 family metallopeptidase, with protein sequence MFNLNQQAALGLTQAHLCDFQGRQIEKTIQRDLEQMIQGARKSGITLSLASTFRDFDRQSLIWNNKFNLIRPVFDSHDKPVDMSSLNDAEKCFAIMLFSAMPGASRHHFGTDMDVFDADKVSDDYQLQLNQAEYGEGGPFEQLSQWLETHAERYGFFLPYKHFNGGVAKEPWHISHIERSHFYTGVHSQQLLADALKCSNVAGWPTLVDQLDGIYQRFVTNITPAGN encoded by the coding sequence ATGTTTAACCTAAATCAGCAGGCCGCACTGGGTTTAACACAAGCTCATTTGTGTGATTTTCAAGGTCGTCAAATTGAAAAAACGATTCAACGCGACCTTGAACAAATGATTCAAGGGGCAAGAAAAAGCGGGATCACTCTCTCGCTTGCGTCTACCTTTCGGGATTTTGATAGACAATCATTAATATGGAACAACAAGTTTAATTTAATTCGTCCGGTGTTTGACAGCCATGACAAACCTGTCGATATGTCATCTCTCAATGATGCTGAAAAGTGTTTTGCTATTATGTTATTTAGTGCGATGCCCGGGGCCAGCCGCCATCATTTTGGCACAGATATGGATGTGTTTGATGCAGATAAAGTCAGCGATGATTACCAGTTACAATTAAACCAAGCCGAATACGGTGAAGGTGGCCCATTTGAACAGCTGTCACAATGGTTAGAAACACATGCTGAACGTTATGGCTTCTTCTTACCTTACAAACACTTTAATGGCGGGGTTGCTAAAGAGCCCTGGCATATCAGCCATATTGAACGTTCTCATTTCTATACGGGTGTGCATTCACAGCAATTATTAGCTGATGCATTGAAGTGCTCAAATGTAGCAGGTTGGCCAACCTTAGTTGACCAACTTGATGGTATTTACCAACGTTTTGTAACTAACATTACACCTGCTGGTAATTAG
- the dapE gene encoding succinyl-diaminopimelate desuccinylase: MSDFSVVSLTQALIQKQSVTPDDAGCQELMADMLKPLGFNIESHFFTDTLNMWARKGNSQPVFCFAGHTDVVPTGPVEEWHQPPFSGNLLDGYIHGRGAADMKGSLAAMLIATERFINAYPDHKGSIAFLITSDEEGPFINGTTKVVDLLEARNEKIDMCLVGEPSSSHTLGDVVKNGRRGSLTGFVTVKGIQGHVAYPHLAKNPIHLVSPALDELANTQWDKGNDFFPATSFQISNINGGTGAGNVIPGSVEVQFNFRYSTEVTADELTARTVAILDHHGLDYDIRWVYNGLPFLTDHGPLLDATVSAIKEIQHIDTSVETTGGTSDGRFIAQTGAQVVELGPINATIHKVNECVNARDLEILADIYEAILIKCLT; the protein is encoded by the coding sequence ATGAGTGATTTTAGTGTAGTAAGCCTTACTCAAGCGCTTATTCAAAAGCAGTCAGTAACGCCAGACGATGCAGGTTGCCAAGAATTAATGGCTGATATGCTCAAACCTCTTGGCTTTAATATCGAATCGCATTTTTTTACTGATACGCTCAATATGTGGGCACGTAAAGGTAATTCTCAGCCTGTTTTTTGCTTTGCCGGTCATACCGATGTAGTACCCACAGGGCCCGTTGAAGAATGGCACCAACCACCTTTTTCAGGTAATTTACTTGACGGTTATATTCATGGGCGCGGTGCAGCAGATATGAAAGGCTCTCTTGCCGCCATGTTGATAGCAACTGAGCGCTTTATTAATGCATACCCAGACCATAAAGGCAGCATTGCATTTCTAATTACCTCTGATGAGGAAGGCCCTTTTATTAATGGCACGACTAAAGTGGTCGATTTATTAGAAGCGCGCAATGAAAAAATCGATATGTGCCTTGTTGGCGAGCCATCATCAAGCCACACGCTTGGTGATGTCGTTAAGAATGGTCGACGCGGTTCCCTTACTGGTTTTGTTACTGTTAAGGGTATTCAAGGTCATGTTGCCTATCCGCACTTAGCGAAAAACCCAATTCATCTCGTTTCACCCGCGCTTGATGAGCTAGCAAATACGCAATGGGATAAAGGCAATGATTTCTTCCCAGCGACTAGTTTTCAAATTTCTAATATTAATGGTGGCACCGGCGCCGGTAATGTCATACCAGGCAGTGTTGAGGTACAATTTAATTTCCGTTACAGCACCGAAGTTACCGCAGATGAACTGACAGCGCGTACCGTGGCAATATTAGATCATCATGGCTTAGATTACGATATTAGATGGGTATACAATGGTTTACCCTTTTTAACTGATCATGGTCCTTTGCTTGATGCAACAGTATCGGCCATCAAAGAAATACAGCATATTGATACCTCAGTTGAAACAACTGGTGGCACATCAGATGGCCGGTTTATCGCGCAAACAGGTGCACAAGTTGTTGAGCTTGGACCAATCAATGCCACAATCCACAAAGTAAACGAATGCGTTAATGCACGCGATCTTGAAATACTTGCTGATATTTACGAAGCGATCCTAATTAAATGTTTAACCTAA
- a CDS encoding ArsC family reductase, translated as MIKLFGIPNCDTIKKAKKWLEQNNIDYTFHDYRKDGISTEMVSDFCQQLDWQQVLNKRGTTYRQLDDATKESLTAESVIALLVEHPAMIKRPILQKDNELYLGFKAEQYQSIFS; from the coding sequence ATGATTAAATTATTTGGCATCCCAAACTGCGACACCATAAAAAAAGCTAAAAAATGGCTTGAGCAAAACAATATTGACTATACCTTTCATGATTACCGTAAAGATGGCATTAGTACAGAGATGGTATCCGATTTTTGTCAGCAGCTTGATTGGCAACAAGTCTTAAATAAGCGTGGGACAACTTATCGTCAGTTGGACGATGCGACAAAAGAATCGCTCACTGCCGAATCTGTCATCGCGCTATTAGTTGAACATCCTGCGATGATAAAGCGCCCTATTTTACAAAAAGACAACGAGCTTTATTTAGGCTTTAAAGCAGAACAATATCAAAGTATTTTCTCATGA
- a CDS encoding KAP family P-loop NTPase fold protein, whose protein sequence is MNFDWNDNLTCSFTNEEFTPDSLDRAKYAEYLTNYLKNYKNESYVFNINSPWGSGKTYFIKRWANTLAEKHPVIYFNSWKHDNNNEPLVLILSEIIKGLRILISGNTEKLNELQNKTVTVLKRVAPTLCKGVFQKLTGTSFDELVGNGQADEEESGDNKVGGELGAALAQALLDLHDEQAQAIESLKNEVELILEDVLTNDESERRKRRPMYVFIDELDRCRPTFAIELLEVIKHIFDIPKIIFVIATDTEQLQHSIKAVYGNDFAAEKYLMRFFNRSFSLPQPSQKEFLSNHRSFELISERLSSTSNLCLYEFTFDINVALVAYIFENLGIDLRTADQIIERVNSVLLNHESEKGVMLLIFLEALRVRKRTLFESLMNNKFGHQPTSDFHDITMDNSRKFDLVVSPRYMESAFFNGMSRNGRTREPRQALRTININTIAHECILIMSEREARLQSSSYSSFTSYLFESLNATDDYSLQRYKNYVEIASNLY, encoded by the coding sequence ATGAATTTTGACTGGAACGATAATTTAACTTGTAGTTTTACTAATGAAGAATTTACCCCTGATTCATTAGATAGAGCAAAGTACGCTGAATATCTTACGAACTATCTAAAAAATTATAAAAACGAAAGTTATGTGTTCAATATTAATAGTCCTTGGGGCTCTGGTAAAACATATTTCATTAAACGATGGGCTAATACACTAGCCGAAAAGCACCCTGTAATTTACTTCAATAGTTGGAAGCACGATAACAATAACGAACCCTTAGTATTGATCCTTAGTGAAATTATTAAAGGCCTTAGAATCCTAATTTCTGGCAACACTGAAAAATTAAATGAATTGCAAAATAAAACAGTTACAGTTTTAAAACGCGTAGCACCAACCCTTTGTAAGGGCGTGTTTCAGAAACTAACTGGAACAAGCTTCGATGAATTAGTTGGGAATGGTCAAGCCGATGAGGAAGAAAGCGGTGACAACAAAGTAGGCGGTGAACTAGGAGCTGCTTTGGCACAGGCATTGCTCGATCTTCATGACGAGCAAGCACAAGCAATTGAATCACTTAAAAATGAAGTAGAGTTAATTCTTGAAGATGTACTAACAAATGATGAAAGCGAACGTCGAAAAAGAAGACCTATGTACGTGTTTATCGATGAATTAGACCGATGTCGCCCTACGTTTGCGATTGAATTACTCGAAGTTATCAAGCATATATTTGATATACCAAAAATAATCTTTGTAATTGCTACCGATACTGAACAGCTACAACACTCGATTAAAGCAGTTTATGGCAATGATTTTGCGGCAGAGAAATACCTAATGAGATTCTTTAATCGCAGCTTCTCATTACCTCAACCAAGCCAAAAAGAGTTTCTGAGCAATCATCGCTCTTTTGAATTAATTTCTGAAAGGTTATCTTCAACTTCGAATCTTTGTCTTTATGAGTTTACTTTTGATATTAATGTTGCTTTGGTTGCTTACATTTTCGAAAACCTTGGAATCGACCTTAGAACCGCAGATCAAATTATTGAAAGAGTTAATAGCGTTTTATTAAATCATGAAAGTGAAAAAGGAGTAATGTTATTAATATTTTTAGAAGCGTTGCGTGTTAGAAAAAGAACACTATTTGAAAGTTTAATGAATAATAAATTTGGACATCAACCAACTTCTGACTTTCATGACATTACAATGGACAATAGTCGTAAATTCGACCTTGTAGTAAGCCCTCGATATATGGAATCTGCATTTTTCAATGGAATGTCTCGCAATGGCAGAACAAGAGAACCAAGGCAGGCTCTTAGAACCATAAATATAAACACCATTGCTCATGAATGTATACTAATCATGTCAGAACGTGAAGCTCGATTACAAAGTTCAAGCTACAGCTCATTTACGTCCTATTTATTTGAAAGCTTAAATGCGACGGACGATTACAGTTTACAGAGGTATAAAAACTATGTGGAAATAGCTTCGAACTTATATTGA
- a CDS encoding PTS glucose transporter subunit IIA: MQVLKQDFFAVKRTAMVIHAPFSGRILPQSESSNPLVSNKLLGLGADIEVSNYQLCAPFSGTLVSVRQAGLEFVFKSKQGLKLLVLITLSSNQSPMTGYKQHIKIGAQFKAGELIASFDFRQQKTVFASVLILDPARITKVIDKCYYQANRVTAANDILFKLTKRINND, encoded by the coding sequence ATGCAGGTATTAAAACAAGACTTTTTTGCTGTTAAACGCACAGCCATGGTGATACACGCCCCATTTTCTGGCCGCATTTTACCACAAAGTGAATCAAGCAACCCACTTGTCAGTAACAAATTGCTCGGGCTAGGGGCTGACATAGAAGTATCTAATTATCAGTTGTGTGCTCCTTTTAGTGGCACCCTTGTATCTGTTCGCCAAGCCGGGCTTGAATTTGTGTTTAAGTCAAAGCAAGGACTTAAATTGTTGGTGTTGATTACTTTGTCCAGCAATCAGTCACCAATGACAGGTTATAAACAACACATAAAAATTGGGGCGCAATTTAAAGCTGGAGAACTTATCGCCAGTTTCGATTTTCGCCAACAAAAAACCGTATTTGCCAGTGTGTTAATACTTGACCCCGCACGCATTACAAAAGTAATTGATAAATGTTACTACCAAGCTAATAGAGTAACTGCTGCAAATGACATTCTCTTTAAACTAACTAAACGAATTAACAATGATTAA
- a CDS encoding ACT domain-containing protein, whose protein sequence is MSQQTLAVMQETFTIHSFDVDTPIPAAVYQTNVFFIARTYDELSVVCPSYVQLESNEQEDDWAALEVLGPLGFSMTGILSNISGVLAAANISIFAISTFDTDYILVKKARINDATKHLSKAGYKVVNG, encoded by the coding sequence ATGTCACAGCAAACGTTAGCCGTAATGCAAGAAACTTTTACGATACATAGTTTTGACGTAGACACACCTATTCCTGCTGCCGTTTATCAAACAAACGTGTTTTTTATCGCCCGTACTTACGATGAACTATCTGTCGTATGTCCATCCTATGTTCAATTGGAATCGAATGAGCAAGAAGACGATTGGGCAGCCCTTGAGGTACTTGGCCCGTTAGGGTTTTCAATGACTGGGATCTTATCTAACATTTCGGGTGTACTTGCTGCGGCAAACATATCCATTTTTGCAATATCCACTTTTGATACTGATTATATTCTGGTAAAAAAAGCACGTATTAACGATGCAACTAAACACTTGAGCAAGGCTGGATATAAAGTGGTAAATGGTTGA
- the pta gene encoding phosphate acetyltransferase, with translation MSHRIMLIPVSTGVGLTSVSVGLVRALEKKSVKVNFFKPISQPRGKKSGPELSSEIVKIGSTINPAPSIDLHTAEQMIGDGKTEVLLEEIVGRFEKNVGKEDVAIIEGMVPTRKQPYVGRVNREIAQTLGAHIVFVLTPSNDNVDEIEDRIELAASLYGGVEHPRVLGCIFNKVNAPLDDEGNIRTDFIEPSNDESLQSELNRIASLPLFRKKPFKLLGSVPWYQDLVAPRVMDLAKHLNAEILNYGDIEHRRLRSVTFCARTVSNILNHFSPGALLVTPGDRSDVLVAACLSAMNGTKLGAVLLTGGFKPEERILKLCEQAFDTGLPIICTENDTWRTSILLQSFNLEVPVDDEQRIEKVKDHNARHIDKDWLDSLTQGVALSRKMSPPAFRHLLSSTARAAQKTIVLPEGNEPRTIKAAAICGERNIARTVLLGDREEIERIAEQQGVQLNDNVEIHDPNQVRQNYIAPMVELRKHKGLTEVIAEEQLQDNVVLGTMMLAENKVDGLVSGAVHTTANTIRPPLQLIKTAPNSSLVSSVFFMLLPDQVLVYGDCAINPDPTAEQLADIAIQSADSAAAFGIEPRVAMISYSTGTSGTGDDVEKVRLATELAQAKRPDLLIDGPLQYDAAIMESVAKKKAPNSNVAGKATVFVFPDLNTGNTTYKAVQRSADLISIGPMLQGMRKPVNDLSRGALVDDIVYTIALTAIQATQETR, from the coding sequence ATGTCTCATCGCATTATGCTTATTCCGGTATCTACCGGAGTTGGTTTGACGTCTGTCTCAGTTGGCTTGGTCCGCGCGCTTGAAAAAAAGTCAGTAAAAGTAAACTTTTTCAAACCAATTTCACAACCCCGTGGAAAAAAAAGCGGCCCAGAATTATCTTCTGAAATTGTAAAAATTGGCTCTACCATCAACCCAGCTCCTTCAATTGATTTACATACCGCAGAGCAGATGATTGGCGATGGCAAAACTGAAGTATTGCTGGAAGAAATTGTCGGTCGATTTGAGAAAAATGTTGGTAAAGAAGATGTCGCAATAATCGAAGGCATGGTGCCAACTCGCAAACAACCGTATGTTGGTCGTGTAAACCGTGAAATTGCTCAGACACTCGGTGCGCACATTGTGTTTGTTCTAACACCAAGTAACGACAATGTTGATGAGATAGAAGATCGTATTGAGCTCGCAGCCAGTTTATATGGTGGAGTTGAGCACCCTCGCGTACTTGGGTGTATCTTCAATAAAGTGAATGCGCCACTTGATGACGAAGGCAATATTCGAACTGATTTTATTGAGCCAAGCAATGATGAAAGTTTACAAAGTGAGTTAAACCGCATTGCATCACTGCCGCTATTTCGTAAAAAACCATTTAAGCTACTTGGTTCAGTACCTTGGTATCAAGATCTTGTCGCTCCACGTGTAATGGACCTTGCTAAGCATTTAAATGCTGAGATTTTAAATTATGGTGACATTGAACACCGCCGTCTGCGCAGCGTGACGTTTTGTGCCAGAACGGTATCAAACATACTCAATCACTTTTCACCTGGCGCATTACTTGTTACACCTGGCGATCGTTCAGATGTTCTTGTTGCTGCGTGTTTATCGGCAATGAACGGTACTAAACTTGGCGCGGTATTGCTTACTGGCGGTTTCAAACCAGAAGAGCGTATTTTGAAACTCTGTGAGCAAGCATTCGATACTGGCTTACCGATTATCTGCACTGAAAATGATACGTGGCGTACGTCGATTTTACTGCAAAGCTTTAATTTAGAAGTGCCTGTTGACGATGAGCAACGTATTGAAAAAGTGAAAGACCATAATGCTCGTCATATTGACAAAGATTGGCTTGATTCACTAACACAAGGGGTTGCACTCAGTCGGAAAATGTCGCCTCCTGCATTTAGACATTTATTATCGTCGACTGCTCGCGCTGCACAAAAAACCATTGTGCTACCTGAAGGCAATGAGCCTCGCACCATCAAAGCCGCTGCAATTTGTGGAGAGCGCAATATTGCACGTACTGTTTTACTTGGCGACCGTGAAGAAATTGAGCGTATTGCAGAACAACAAGGTGTTCAACTTAACGATAATGTAGAGATCCATGATCCAAACCAAGTTCGCCAAAATTATATTGCGCCTATGGTTGAATTACGCAAGCACAAAGGGTTAACCGAAGTAATAGCAGAAGAGCAACTGCAAGATAATGTTGTACTTGGCACCATGATGCTCGCCGAAAATAAAGTAGATGGCCTGGTTTCTGGCGCTGTGCATACCACAGCTAATACTATTCGACCACCGCTACAACTAATTAAGACCGCACCGAATAGCTCATTGGTTTCGTCTGTCTTTTTTATGCTACTGCCTGATCAGGTGCTGGTGTATGGTGACTGCGCCATTAACCCAGATCCGACTGCGGAGCAATTGGCCGATATTGCAATTCAATCAGCCGACAGTGCAGCCGCATTTGGTATTGAACCTCGCGTAGCCATGATTAGCTACAGCACTGGTACTTCAGGCACAGGGGATGACGTTGAGAAAGTACGTTTAGCAACGGAGCTTGCGCAAGCCAAGCGCCCTGACCTATTAATTGATGGTCCATTACAATATGACGCTGCTATTATGGAAAGTGTAGCTAAGAAAAAAGCGCCAAACAGTAATGTGGCTGGTAAGGCTACAGTGTTCGTATTCCCGGACTTAAATACCGGTAATACAACCTATAAAGCGGTACAGCGTAGTGCTGATCTCATTTCAATTGGCCCGATGCTACAAGGCATGCGTAAACCAGTAAATGACTTATCACGTGGTGCTTTAGTGGATGATATTGTCTACACCATCGCCCTAACAGCGATTCAGGCAACACAAGAAACCCGTTAA
- a CDS encoding acetate kinase — MSHNVLVLNCGSSSLKFAIIDAASGTTSLTGLAECLSLENASLSYKLNGKKYKIDLPEGAQHDAAIAEIVSLIKQQHLDDSLIAVGHRVVHGGEAFTGSVVIDNAVINGIENNVALAPLHNPANLMGIRAAQTAFTNLPQVAVFDTAFHQSMEKQAYLYALPLSLYKEHGVRRYGFHGTSHYFVANEAAKLINKPIEQSAIITAHLGNGCSVTAVKNGKSVDTSMGLTPLEGLVMGTRSGDLDAGLYNYLSSTLNYSNSQIDAMLNKQSGLLGLSELSSDCREIEEAAEKGHMQAKLALDVFCYRLAKYIASYVVPLGQLDAIAFTGGIGENSSLIREKVINLLSFFAFDLDHDANLAARFGNAGVIATNPLGAKVLVMPTNEEWVIAMDAHKLVEAQ; from the coding sequence ATGTCGCACAATGTGCTCGTACTAAATTGTGGAAGTTCAAGTTTAAAATTTGCCATTATTGACGCAGCCTCTGGCACTACAAGCCTAACAGGTCTTGCCGAGTGTTTATCACTTGAGAATGCTTCTCTCAGTTACAAACTTAATGGCAAAAAGTACAAAATAGACTTACCAGAAGGCGCACAACACGACGCTGCAATCGCAGAAATAGTTAGTTTAATTAAACAACAGCATTTAGATGATAGCTTAATTGCAGTAGGCCACCGTGTTGTTCATGGTGGTGAAGCATTCACTGGCTCTGTTGTTATCGATAATGCGGTTATTAATGGTATTGAAAACAATGTTGCCCTAGCCCCACTTCATAACCCTGCTAATTTAATGGGTATTCGTGCTGCACAAACGGCTTTTACAAATTTACCGCAAGTGGCAGTATTTGATACGGCGTTTCATCAGAGCATGGAAAAACAAGCCTATCTCTATGCGCTTCCATTATCACTTTACAAAGAGCATGGTGTTCGCCGTTATGGTTTTCATGGTACAAGCCACTATTTTGTTGCAAACGAAGCTGCCAAGTTAATCAATAAACCAATTGAACAAAGCGCGATTATCACTGCGCATTTGGGTAACGGTTGTTCGGTGACTGCAGTTAAAAACGGCAAAAGTGTTGATACCAGTATGGGGCTTACGCCCCTTGAAGGTTTGGTAATGGGCACGCGCTCAGGTGATTTAGATGCCGGGCTTTATAACTATTTATCGTCGACACTCAACTACTCAAATTCGCAAATCGACGCAATGCTTAATAAACAAAGTGGCTTACTTGGTTTAAGTGAACTTTCAAGCGATTGTCGTGAAATTGAAGAAGCCGCGGAAAAAGGCCATATGCAAGCGAAGCTTGCGCTAGACGTATTTTGTTATCGCTTAGCAAAATACATTGCCTCATACGTTGTGCCTCTTGGGCAATTAGATGCCATTGCCTTTACGGGCGGCATTGGTGAAAACTCCTCCCTTATACGCGAGAAAGTCATTAACTTACTTAGTTTCTTTGCGTTTGATCTTGACCATGACGCTAACCTAGCAGCGCGTTTTGGTAACGCTGGGGTGATTGCAACCAACCCATTAGGCGCCAAAGTGTTGGTGATGCCCACTAATGAAGAATGGGTTATAGCAATGGACGCTCATAAACTTGTGGAGGCACAATAA
- the yfbV gene encoding terminus macrodomain insulation protein YfbV, whose protein sequence is MLAQISDGHHYSKTWPLEPKLGAVFLEFRVIKATNLAIRVVPLLAVLSIFVQVTFLSLDYLPQALTFALFLLSMPVQGLYWLGKRANTLLPPQEAIWFREVYGKMTEHGVEPPVSITKPRYGDLAYLLKEVYEKMDNAFKREIF, encoded by the coding sequence ATGTTAGCGCAAATTTCTGATGGGCATCATTACAGCAAAACATGGCCGCTAGAGCCAAAATTGGGTGCTGTTTTTTTAGAGTTTCGTGTAATCAAAGCAACAAATTTGGCAATTAGGGTGGTCCCTTTACTTGCTGTGTTGAGTATATTTGTACAAGTTACTTTTTTATCATTAGATTACTTACCCCAAGCTTTAACGTTTGCCTTATTCTTACTTTCTATGCCTGTGCAAGGGCTTTACTGGTTGGGCAAACGCGCAAATACCTTGCTTCCTCCGCAAGAAGCTATTTGGTTTCGTGAGGTGTACGGCAAAATGACGGAACACGGCGTAGAGCCTCCAGTATCAATTACTAAACCGCGCTATGGTGATTTGGCGTATTTGCTTAAAGAAGTGTATGAAAAAATGGATAATGCCTTTAAGCGCGAAATTTTTTAA